Below is a genomic region from Desulfobacterales bacterium.
TTAGTTCTTTTTGGAGAAATTAAATTAGGATATATTTGATTCATAATACTTTCAGTTATTGATGTCGCCATGTGTTCATGAGCTACAGATATTTTATTACATTCCCATAATTCGCCTATTTTATACAAAGACAGCTGGAATATATTTTCATATAAATTTTTTATAGCAATTTTGTTTTGCATAAAATTATCAATGATTTGACTGCATTTAATTCTATCTCCAGCAAGCAAAGAAGATAAATATTCTTGATATGAATTTGTCTCTAAGTCTATAGTAGCTTTATTTTCCATACATACATTCCTCGATTTTTAGAATATAAAAATTTTTTAGATTTTTTAATTTTTTTTCTCCAAAATTTTTAATTTAATTTTATTTTATTTTAGTTTATTTATTTAAGTTATTATGATTATATTTTCAATATTGAATTATAAAATTTAAAATCAGCTATAGTTTTTAAGAAAAGTAAATTTGAAAAATTAAATAAACGTCTTAGGACGTCATTCCGGGGAAAGTCAGAAAATCTAAACGATTTTCTGACTTTCCCCGGAATGACGATAAATCCAAAATACTTTTCTTAAATACTGTAACTATCGAAATGCTGATTAAGACAAATAACGTGGAGAAATAGTGTGGATGAAAAATTACTCATTGAACTTTTAATTGGTAGCAATAAAAGTTTAAGACGTTTATCTAAAGCTATTAGGATTAATTTTCAATTCTGGATGCTTATAGAAAGGATTAATTCAATTCCAGAAATCCAAAAGCTTTCTTATGGAGAAGAGCGTAATTTATATAAGTATATCGCTCATAAAAGCCATATACATGAAATGAAAGTTGATCTATCAATTTTTTTTGGAAATTCTTTTAAATCTTATTTTTTTTATCCGAGGTTGTTGCTCTTCCGTAAAAAAGGTTATTTTTTTTTGAGGTCGAGTTTTAATAGCAGGTATTATGCTTCTATTATTCTATTAAAAAATAATTTATCAGATAAAATAGCATTAACTCTTGGATTTATAAATCCTTTAATGTTAGATAAAAATTATGTAATTTTTGCAGAGCTTACATCTTTATTGGACAAATATAAAAGTGTATTTGAGGATAAAAAATTTAAAGGAAGAGTGTATGGTATTAACTTGCTAACGCTTACTATAATAACGTACACATTAAAAATTTCTAATTGTTTTAGAATAAAATCAAATAACAAAACAGGGTATATTTCTTTTAACAAAGGAAGCTTAATATCTGCTGAGCTTTTAGGGCTAAAAGGCGCAAAAGCCGCTTCTGAAATATTCAGTTGGGATGATCCAGAAATTGAGACTGCAAAACCAATTTGGAAAAAAAACCGTAATATAATAGGCAGGATCGATACAATCGTAATTGAAGGTTTAAGGAAAAAGACTAGGCATACATCAGTAATTGATAACTTGATATTTCAAAAAAAAGAAGAAAAAAAAAAACGATTGCTAAACATAACTGCATCAATATTTTTAGTGTTCGTATTATCATGGATAGGAACTGCTGTTTATTTCCAAAAAAAAGAAACTATCCAGATACAACAAGAATATACGACTATGATCGAACAAATTAAAGATGTTTCTGATTTAGAACTTAAAAAAAATACGATAGAAATTTTTTTGCGTAATCACGACACAAAAAATAAGTTTTTAGTTAATGCCCAGAAGGAATTAGATAAAATTAATACACTCATAATTGAAGATGAGTATAAAAAAGTTATTTTGAGTACGGATAGAGAATTGTATGAAAATTTTTTAGAAAAATATCCAAAAAGTGCTTATGCAAATATAATAAGAAAAAATTTGTTTGAAATTATTGATTACGAAAAGCTAATAAAAATTTCTCAGGATAAATACAGCGAAAAAATTAAAAAGTGCAAAAAATATTTAAGAGACTATCCGAACGGGGAATTTATAGATAAAGTTAACAATTTATTATCAATAACAGCTAAAAATTATTATAACTACATCAAAAAACAATCAATTACATGTGATGAAAAAGAGAAATGGGAATATTGTTTAAGCCTTTGCGCCATTTTTTTAAGAGATTTAAAATCTCACCCTTTATGCGATAAGGTAACTGACTTAAGAGCTGAAATCAGGCAAAAAAAAGAATTTTTTATCTTAAAAAAAAGAGCGGAACAAAAAGGTACAGATTATGAAGAAGCTAAAAAAATTTATCTCCAATATTTATCGTCAAATCATAATAGTCCTTTTTACGATAAAATAATGGAAGAAATAAAAACAATAGAATTAAAATCATTGGAATATGAAAAAAAGAAAATAAAATCTGTGAGTGATAAAAATGGAAATTTAGCAGATAAGCCTAACGCAAATATTAAATCGGCTAATAAAGATATTAATGGTATTGAGGTTCAAAAACATAAAGATATTGAATATATGACGGATGCTTTAAATAAAAAAATGAATTTTATAAAGCAACGTATAAATCATACAAATGGAAGATTTAGAGATAATGGAGATGGAACTATTATCGATACTCAAACAGGACTTATGTGGTGTATGCTTGATTCTTATAATACTCTTGGTAAATGTCATGATTATAATTCAGCAAAAAAATATGTAGCAAATTTAAAAACAGGAGGATATAAAGACTGGAGGATTCCCCGCGTAAGTGAACTATCACTCATTTATAAAAATAAGCCATATTACCCATCAAGCGGCGCTACATGGTATTGGAGTTCTGAAATTTTTACACAAGGTTGGAAGACATATTCACATATAGTAAATATTTCCAATAAAGGAATATATGAAAACGATAGGGCAGATATCAACGAAGATTGCGGATTTGTCCATGCGGTAAGACCTTAAAATTTAATGAAAGGAATTAAAAGTTATGAATATAAGTATAATAGAATTTATATCTTATGAGGAGTCAATAAAAAA
It encodes:
- a CDS encoding DUF1566 domain-containing protein, with protein sequence MDEKLLIELLIGSNKSLRRLSKAIRINFQFWMLIERINSIPEIQKLSYGEERNLYKYIAHKSHIHEMKVDLSIFFGNSFKSYFFYPRLLLFRKKGYFFLRSSFNSRYYASIILLKNNLSDKIALTLGFINPLMLDKNYVIFAELTSLLDKYKSVFEDKKFKGRVYGINLLTLTIITYTLKISNCFRIKSNNKTGYISFNKGSLISAELLGLKGAKAASEIFSWDDPEIETAKPIWKKNRNIIGRIDTIVIEGLRKKTRHTSVIDNLIFQKKEEKKKRLLNITASIFLVFVLSWIGTAVYFQKKETIQIQQEYTTMIEQIKDVSDLELKKNTIEIFLRNHDTKNKFLVNAQKELDKINTLIIEDEYKKVILSTDRELYENFLEKYPKSAYANIIRKNLFEIIDYEKLIKISQDKYSEKIKKCKKYLRDYPNGEFIDKVNNLLSITAKNYYNYIKKQSITCDEKEKWEYCLSLCAIFLRDLKSHPLCDKVTDLRAEIRQKKEFFILKKRAEQKGTDYEEAKKIYLQYLSSNHNSPFYDKIMEEIKTIELKSLEYEKKKIKSVSDKNGNLADKPNANIKSANKDINGIEVQKHKDIEYMTDALNKKMNFIKQRINHTNGRFRDNGDGTIIDTQTGLMWCMLDSYNTLGKCHDYNSAKKYVANLKTGGYKDWRIPRVSELSLIYKNKPYYPSSGATWYWSSEIFTQGWKTYSHIVNISNKGIYENDRADINEDCGFVHAVRP